Below is a window of Anas platyrhynchos isolate ZD024472 breed Pekin duck chromosome 13, IASCAAS_PekinDuck_T2T, whole genome shotgun sequence DNA.
CCCTTAACTTTCTTTGTATACTAGCTATATGTAAGCTTACTTTATATCATTTTCAATAATTTTTCCCCATCAAGGTCACAAGACAATTAGAAAGACACTTCAGAACATAGAAACATACGGCTCACAGGTAGTGGTACTCTAGGACAAAGCAATACAACCTCAAAACTTTACCTATGTTACTTCAACTAAATTTTAAGTTGACATTCTCATCTTACGGAAACTGAAGTCTCCTtttctgtccaaaaaaaaaaatcatcaactAACCACATATTTTGCAATGTGGACAGAACCTTTATATTACTCTTCATTGCAAGCCAAAGCCTCAGAACAACAAGAAAGTCTTTAGAATTCCTTTCTGATCAGTCATCAAGAtagaagattttttaaaagcacttgTGGGACCAATTCATCAACATTAAAAGTTTCCTATATACCTCAATTACAAGATGTTGCAAGCCTACTCATACAGCACCATCAGCATTACATTAACTCCTCTTaagaaaaggcagcaaaaaaacattttcagctcCCTAATCAAGAGAAGAATCCATCTGAAGTAAGACTAAACAGATAATATtgatctgaaaaaaattaaagcataagATGTACTCACCAGTAATTCTGAAGTATTGGTCAAACAGGCCAACATTTACTGACTGTAGATCATTAAGTTTTAACACAAAGCAGCAAGAGAGGTGGAAAGAGTTGTTTTCACAATCTGAGTGTTCTTCATTCCAAAACTCTGTTGAAGATATGataaagtcaaaagaaaaagaatgatgaTACTCCTTTCCAGAAGTGTAATTTCCATATCCAGAAAATGTATCACACAAAAAACGAAACTGAGAAGTGGGCAAGAATACTGGTTGATTTCTCAAACACCATATCTTCTTGTTAACATTATTTCTTGAAGAACTGCATCGCAGATAAATTTACAAATCACTCATATGAACTGAATGCACACTGTTTCATTCTCTTCACTTACCATTCTGCTCTCTTAAATGGCCTTTACCTACCCAGGTGATGCTGGGGATTATcaaataataatcagagggaAGCATGGACACAATGGCACATGAAAGCGTTTATCTGACAAGCAGGCCATGACTCAAGAACCCAAACCTGCAGCCTTGAAGATAAAAATCCTCATACAAGCACTTTGCAGAGGGCGGATTGTGCCACTCTTCCTCAACCAGGACAATCAGCCAAAACTGGTACTTAAACTCAAGACAAACAGATGGGGATTAAGCTCAATCTTACCAGAGGATCAAAATTAATAGCTCTCTTACCTAACTGATGCTCATCCACACGAATGAAAGAATCATCCAACAGAAAGTAAATAGCTTTTGTTGAGAGAAGCACACAAGCCATCACTTCCACATTGGGAGTTTTGTAAAACAGAACTGAAGACCACATGAGATGCCTCAGCTCTTCATTTTCCACCTAAAATGTAAATTGTATTTCACAAATCACACATTTTGACCTTTCAGACAGCTTTACCATCTCAGAGGCAGCTTTAGATTACTagaaaaagtttcaaaatatttgaagcaTCCGAATGTGCTATAGTGAGAGCAGAAGTTTACCTCTAGCTGCTAAACACATCTAGCTGTctacagaaaatgctttggttTTGTGTAAGAGAATATTCTTCTGTCATGGTCTAATTATTCCCTATTTCctgacaaagaaaagaaacaattagTGCACAAGAtgctttctaaaacaaaaaagacaattttatcAACAGATGAGCAGTGCCTCCCACACGTCAGGCCTATCAAGCCTTCACAATGCAACTCTGAACTCTGATTTAAAGATCCTTACAAAGGATGGAAGCAATGGAAGCACAGCTCATCACTACAGGTGCTGTTCCAGCCAGTCATCCTTCCAGCTTCTAGCCTGATGAGTGCTGTGAGCTCTCAAATGAGtcacctgctttttttttttttaaatcaacttcTCCCAATGCAAGGAAAAGTACAACTTACAAATTGTGCTTACATTAGAatacttaaaaaagaaaaaaggtattaATAGAAGCATCTATTTCTAAGCTTTTCAAGTGACATTTGTACTAGAAACACAGTGATTTATCACTTCAAATGCCACCTCATTGATTTAAGTTAGAACTGTACTTTTAAACTTAATGCTCCCCACAGCAAATAAACCTAATTTCTGAATTACAGGTTTATCTGCTCATGCTTCTGGAGTCCCTAGAGCCAAGCACATACTGTGTTGTATTCAGGAACCTGTATTACCCAAAAAGTCAGGACACAGTGAAGCTAGGGTACCAACACAAGAGATAATTCCACTCTGTTGATTActtcattttatcattttaaaagagaaataggAACACTTCTGGAATGGTCATTTTCAAGACGTACTAGTGTACTTTCTGGCTCTGCATCAAGGATCCTGAAGGCAAAATATGCCTGCCAGGACCACAGTCACTGCAGTAGGGGCCTCAAAAGCCAGTTGCACAAACAGGTTTCTGAGCAAAATGTTTCCAGGTTTGCTTCAGCTTAGCTTTTCAAGTTTGATCAGGAaaggtttttcattttttttgtttaatatcaTCTAATACTGAAAGTTCAAGTCATTTTTATATACCCAGGCTAGGTGCAATACCTCTGCAATGTTGCCATGGAAAAATTCAACTAGGGCATTTCCTTTCAGCCCAGCCACATACTGCAGAGATGCAGAAACGTGTAGGTGAATTGGAACCTGGTTATCTTCTGTAATCTTCTGCATAAGAAATTCAGATGGATATAAAGATGACAGAGTcagatgaggcttgcaaaagctAGGAGACAGATCCAGAAAACACCATCaaaatttcaggaaataaaCAGCTCTCCCCAACAAAAATCCATACCTAGTCATTCAACAACTGGGAACATGCAACTTCTATTCTTAGTTTATGAATGTGACTCTAAATGACTTCTCTTAAGCATCACTATCTGTTATGGTATCAGCCTTCAAGCATCTGAAACACAAAGACTCCTTCcataagaaaatacattttaagttGTAACCAcagaacatttaaagaaaaaaggttgaCAGGTATGTTCCAGGATAGCCAGTCACACATACCAAAGAACAGCAGAATCAAAGTGGTCTACAAGTCAAACCAACTACAATAACAACTGCAAACAGTGGCAGCGCCACCTTACCTTCAATACCATGCAATAAATCTTTTATGAGAATTGTTACCTTGCTGATTGACTATGTCTGTTTGAATCCAAAGAGTGATTTCTTGCAGCATCTGGTTTGTTTGAAGCTTTGAAAATAACAATAGTCTTAACATCCTGCAGGAGTGTCCTTAAGAGACTGTAAATTCTTAGAAAGTGGAATTTCTCATGAGGTAGAACAAACACCGCTGTAACAAATCTGTATCCAATGAGCAACTCCAGCACATGCCCATCCAAAAATGAACCCTTCTGTTGAATAGACACGTGAGTCGGATGTAGCACAACTGATGCTAATGGAATCCTATTCAGCATAAGAACACTTCTCAAATCTTCTTCTGTGCCTACCCATTTACTTGGCAGTAAACTGAAATCCACTTTGACTATGTACAAATGCTGGGGTGTTAGAAACACCCAACAGGGATGGAACACACAGGGGCCCTGGTCAGAAGACTTGTACATTGAAGAATAAAGTGCTGAACACAAATCATTTTTTGACCATTTTTTGTTATTGCCAGCTGGCTCTGGATGATGCAAAGTTTTCTGAACATTGGTTTTGTTCCCGTAAACAAGGTATGTTAGGAAGCAACCTTTTATCTCCACATCCTCTGAGGAAATGCAATTCAATTCCATAAGCTGACAAAGAAACTCTTGGAGGTTTGCATTTCCACAGTATATTGTGGAGCTTTGTAACACCGATGTGCAGCGTTGAGAACACGTGTgcaaacaggaataaaaatctTGAAGATTCTGGGAGTCTGAAACAACAAGCAAGCAGTTATCGCTGTTTTTCAGCTTCAGTGTTAAACAGATTTCTGGCATGAAAAATCCAAATTCTGCTATATCAGTATATGGAAAACATAGCATTAATTTCAAGGCAGAGGGGATATGCTGGCAATTTCCTCTCAATTCCTGAGGAAGAATCTCAAACACAGCTAGCAAATCATCAgtcaaaaccaaacaggaagcaaactgcCTGAGTCCCTTATGAATGTGAATAGAAAAACTCCAGAGAATTTTGACTATGTCAACGCTCTTCACTGCTGTGCTGTCGGATGATTGAGTATCTGAAGTTGTGTTGAACTCAAAAGTCTGATCTCCTTCATGAAGTCCCATTTCAAAATACCCATCTTCTTTGTCTGTGGTTCTGGAATCACACAGAGGGCTTCCTTTATTCTCTGTAAAGGAGTGGGGTGATCTCTGCACAGTCTGAACTATCAAGGCAGAAAGGTGCTGGATAAAATCCTGGTTTGTGGCAGTGTATGACATGCAATTGAAAGGCAAGATGATGGTGTTACAGGGGTCAGGCACGGCACAGTGTTCTTGCTCTGAATGATCCAAACTTCAAAAGAGACAACAAGCCACAGTAAGTACAAGCAAGTTTAAAACCAGCTACAATGATCTACATTTCATGGCACTGCTTATCAGAATTTTAGGCTTACTCTTTGCTACTTCAGTTAAGTCAGTGTAATTTATAGAACATCCTTGCACTTCACACAGCCATTAGTTTCTAAGGCTGGTAACATACAATTTTATAGGAAGGGCTAAAATTCTTACTCGTCCTTTATTTCCCACCTTGTATAAGCATATCCGTACAAGTTAAAGCACTTTACAATACAGGCATTGCTATTTTTGAGACTACCAAATACATTCCAGAGTTCAAAGGTTAAAGACACTTTACATAATGTAGTCACTTTTGGTTCAAAAACAGATACAGCACACAATGAAAAATAGTTCAGCCCCACAGGCCAAATTTTAAGAATGCCGTATCTACTGCTGTTATCCAAAAGCTAACAAGGATATAAACCAGAACTTTTATATCTAGCTTACCACGTACGACCACCTCTTCCATACTCTTCACTTGAGTCTAATAGAGAGGCAGGTGCCTAcggaagagaagaaaacatcagGAAGCTACCAATTACTTATGGCTGCTGCCAGTCTTCAGCACGCATGAAGAGCAAAACTAACGTTAGCGCCAGCTTTTTAAAACAACTCGCTGTGAAGTCCTGATTGTTGTACTCACATCAGCTGAACAGATCTCCTTTGAGGATCCTAAAACACTGCCTTGTTTACTTTAGGTTAGATATTCAATTAAGGTAAGAAAAGAATGGACCATTAAGGACTTGAGAACAGATCCAACCTTAGGCCCATAGATTATTGTAGCACACTACAAATATATACTCAAGTACtacaaaatgaggaaaaaaggagCTTAAAGACCAACTACATTGGTGACAAAGGAAAACACCCCCTGAAGTCTTGCTGTCTCATTCCCTGAAGCCACGCATATGAATACTTAGATACTTGTAACAAATGAGAATGTAATTCAAGAGCTATCAACAACAGCAGGAgtttgaaggagaaaaattaagGCCATTGCCTATGGAGAAGGTTCTCCAGCAATACTAACAAAACTAGCAAGAAAATCTCCTTCCGCAAGGTGATATTGTCTTGCACAAGGTAAGTCTTGCACAGAGCAAGTGGATACTAAACATTAACATGATACTAATACTGGGTCAACATGCTAAAGTCATGACAGTGACACCAATTCTCTGCAAATCTTGTAAAGTGTGATTATACATTTAATTTATAAGGTGGACCAGCAACTTCACACCGTTTAGGCCCGCCTCCTTTTTCCATTATagcaactctgaaaaaaaaatccatatagCTGTGCTACAGATTACTTTGATAACTACAGTTTAAGATCAGGAAAGCCTgcaaaaaagcttttcaaaataccataaaacaaacataagAACTGCAATTACCTGATTTTTACATCTGGAATCTGGTATTTCAAAGCATCTCTGGGGAACTGTATGGTCTGTAGGAGTCAATCCACTGGATTGCAAAGAACTGCTAGCTAGGACTGTTTCTTCACGAATTATTTCTAGAACAAATAGAAACTGCTCTTAAAACTACTGCAGTAAAACCAAAATTGATGTCTATCTGCCAGACAAATGGAATAAAAACTGTACAATCAAGGTCTGATAATAAATCATTAAAGCTAAATGAGCCAAGACAAAAGAGAAGCAGGTAGAATCTTAGTTGAATTGCAGACATGCCCTTAACTGTATTGAAAGTTGCATTAAAATGGATGAAATTCCTTTTTCAAGCTAACAATTTAAATCTCAACTTCTGGTGTAAGAATCACCCTTAGTTTTAACAGAAGTTGTCAATTTTTCTAAAAGTAACccttattttttaacaaactaTCGCCTGGCTGGCAAAACCAGCAGCAAAGCACTCTGGCAACTTTTCAGCATTCTTTCAAGTTTCCACAGGCTTCAGGTGAACAAGCATTGTTAACTGCACCAATTGTTCAGAAAGTCAGACAAACCTGGTCCCTCAAACACCACTCAAGAAAATTAGCCCACCTTATTCAAAATCTTTCTGAAGGGTTCAAAGCTGAGTATCAATAAAACTTATTATGAGCAGATATATGGGAACATTCTTGTGgacatttgacttttttttgccTGTGATACTTGCACTGAAGCAACACAGAAAATCCATTTTCAGTATTATCACTGTGCCAGCCAGTTCAAGTATATAAATGAGCAAATAAAACCAACAGAATTAGAGTGGATGTGTTTCTACCCTGAGCATAAGAACTCCTGCATGTACCTTTCTGGACTGATAGTCAAATTTAGCGGATTACATCAAACCTTCTCAAAGTCAGAGGAAACACAGAAGGTATTTATTACTTGAACAAAACACTGCATTAGCAATAAGGAAATTCGTATTgacaggaaaaacagaacatgacaacattatttttggttttctgtttcctatataaatatttcatctttttccaTAAGCCATTTGCCAGTGACATTTAATTTGAATAATATGTTACGGAAACAGATGGTGTAGaaaaactgcagagaaaacaatTCATAGAAATAGCATATCAGGAAATTAATTCCATTATTCATGATTTAAGGTCTAACAGTAAAACTATTTGCCCAGCGTATTTCAAAATTCTTAAATAGATTTCTCAAAGTCAGTTTTGAAAACAACCCTCAATAGCTAGATAATGAAAATTCCTGTTAATGAAGATGAAAACAGCTTGCCCTAGTccacttttattttcctaccCCTTAAGCAGCCTTCCCTATGATTTTACTATAAGAACCTCATGAAAAAATACTACAGTAACATTAAATCTTACACCAATCTTTCTAAAAAATTCAAGTAGTTTGGGAAGGAAGACCCGTTGTTTTTCTCCCCCTAGATTCATTTCCTCTTAAATATTTACCGTAATAGAACAGAACTATGGACCAATAACTTTGAAAGTTGTTGCTAGCATACATTTTTACAGCTAGTTCTGTGTGAAACTGTAGGTCATTACATAGTCAAACTGTCTCAGTCCTCTAATTTAAATACTTAATACTTCAAAGCAAGCATTGAATAGAATAGGtgatttggaagggaccttcagtAATCTAGTCCAACCACATCTGACTTCAATatatgcacagaaaaataaatatttcttgcaCACATTTTGGAAAAGATGGCAGCATTTTATCTGCAGATGAAAGAAGTTGCCTAGAATGGTTACAAAGGCAAATTAAGTACGTAAGTAGcaactaaaaaaatatttgtttcaaattATTTGTCCTTAAATGAGATGTTGTCaagatatttttacttttattttttttagaatgaACTAAAAAACTGACCGCAGAAAtcacagcaattattttttttttcctccaaagacCAAGCTTTTCAGGCATGGTTCTCTCCCACTCACCAATCCAACAAAATTATAGGAAAAAGCAAGCATCTGTTGAGACACTTACTGAGAATATATTCCCTTCTCTTTTAATTAACCCTTCTCCCACTATTCATGTCTTGCTGCACTTTAAAGTTGTCAACCATGCAAAAGACCCCCAAAGTCTTCCCAGTAAGAAGTCATGGGCTTCTGCAAAAGACACGTGGCCATTCTTCTAAGGTCCTAATGCAACAGGCACTCTTTTTTGAAGTaggcaaaaataattttcaggtaAGGTTagcaggtgctgcagcactATGGATGTGCTGAAACCACAGGCTCACCATGAACACTGATCCCACAACTGTCTTCCTTTTGCTATTTCCTGCCATCTCCTTTTACTATCTTCCCCCAACTTTGACTGAAATGAAGCTCTTGCAAATAAATAATGCCACTTCAGCTCACATTTTGCAGAGCAAGAACAGATAGATAAGCAATTTTACATGTCTATACATGTCAGTTTTCCATTAAGAAGCTAGGATATACATCTAAACTGAGACAAGATCTGTAATCCTCTCTGCAGGTGGTTTATGCAGGGTGACGCAGTTAGGAGTCCTGTGCCCACACTTTCTGTACAGTTAACTAGCACTCCTGTGAACAACAGGTCAGATTCGCTGATTCACACGCAACTTCCAACTTTTAAGACAACACAGTCGAgtctttctgcttcattttgttttaagacCTATATCCATGCACATCATATTCATGTATATCAATGCAGCTTAAAAAAGCAGAACCAAGAggctcagcccagcagcacGATACATACATGATTACCTTGGCTGGAGCTGACAGGACgaggcagagagggagaggaaggacgAACAGTAAGAGAAGAACAGTTTGATTTGGAGCTGGCAGCAGTGAGCCTGGAGTCCTCACTGATCTAATAAAGAAAGTATGCagtgattaaagaaaaaactaaGTATACAGGGCATTAGATCCTGAACTAAAAATAAGCCTACATAAGCTTTTTCAATTTTAGTAAAAGGAAAGGTAGTGCcagctttttttccacctcctgTCACATCCACTGGTTTGCTTTCACATTCTTAGTAGAGTTTCACTAAGAATTCATAAAGTCATTTTGATCACTGTACTTTCTGACAAAGTCAACATTGATTTTCATAAAcgatagcagaaaaaaaaaaccactagaATTTCTACACTGCAAGGACAGAACGGGTTCtattaatgatttttaataCCAAAACAGGATTGACTAGCTACACAGCATGCACGCATATGAGAATTCAAGGAGAATTCAGATCCTTCATTCTTCACCACTGTTTAATATCCACAAGAACAACATTTGGGAGTCATTTGAGTACTCATCAGCACAAGCAGTAACATTACACCCCTGCAATCTCTCTACTTGTATAAGATGTAATACAACTTATGGTCAACTGCGTATTCTCTGTGCACACCATTAAGTCATCCTGTCTTTTcctcccatttctctctcccaagCCAGCACAAAAAGTGATATTTTGTGATAAGTGATAAATCTGATAATTATTGAAATTGCACTGAAAACTACATGTAAATAGGAAAGAGACAATATTAAAAGTCCATAACCACATAAAAGCATGACCAAAGTATAAAAACTCAAAAGCTGGAGGAAAGATAAATGAATTCCACTTAGACCTAATTTGTAGAAGTCTTCTTATAAGCTTACAGTGTCATAAAGCAGCACATTCTACTCCTCTCAGCACCAAGCTCACCTTTTTATCAGAGTTGCTCAGTTTGTACTTTActtcctttgctttttgaaTAGCTTTCAGTACTTCCACAGTGTCTAGTTCCTTTTCTGTGGTAACAATGTTATCCAAACACacctgaaaataatgaaaaaatacctAAATATTGAAAAGTGAAGCAgctctaatttattttcttacaataATCAACAATAATCTTAGCTTAATGTAAACTATGTGCATCTTACTAACCTAACAGGCAGAACATTTATCACATTTGACCTTGCTCAAAGGTGACAAGGATTTAACAAACTCAGAAATAGTTACTAAGCTGCGTCAACACCCT
It encodes the following:
- the NISCH gene encoding nischarin isoform X2, which codes for MEAAAGEDGEELPREARVLGSELVESYTVYIIQVSVGSHQWTVKHRYSDFHDLHEKLVSEKKIDKNLLPPKKIIGKNSKSLVEKRQKELEVYLQTLLSKFPVTAPKVLSHFLHFHLYEINGITAALAEELFHKGEQLLMAGEVFTIRPLQLYAVTQQLLQGKPTCANGDAKTDLGHILDFTCRLKYLKVTGAGGSFGTSNIQEHLLPFDLSIFKSLHQIEIHHCGGKLIKGLTSSKHTLATMSVRFSATSMKEILVPEASEFDQWEPEGASSSCPVTAVIPTWRTLTTLDMSHNNISQIDDSVKLIPKIEFLDLSHNGVSLVENLQHLYNLVHLDLSYNKLTSLEGVHTKLGNIKTLNLAGNQLERLSGLNKLYSLVNLDLSNNTIEQIDEVKNIGSLPCLEKVILSSNPLSIIPDYRTKVLAQFGDRASEVCLDNIVTTEKELDTVEVLKAIQKAKEVKYKLSNSDKKISEDSRLTAASSKSNCSSLTVRPSSPSLPRPVSSSQEIIREETVLASSSLQSSGLTPTDHTVPQRCFEIPDSRCKNQAPASLLDSSEEYGRGGRTCLDHSEQEHCAVPDPCNTIILPFNCMSYTATNQDFIQHLSALIVQTVQRSPHSFTENKGSPLCDSRTTDKEDGYFEMGLHEGDQTFEFNTTSDTQSSDSTAVKSVDIVKILWSFSIHIHKGLRQFASCLVLTDDLLAVFEILPQELRGNCQHIPSALKLMLCFPYTDIAEFGFFMPEICLTLKLKNSDNCLLVVSDSQNLQDFYSCLHTCSQRCTSVLQSSTIYCGNANLQEFLCQLMELNCISSEDVEIKGCFLTYLVYGNKTNVQKTLHHPEPAGNNKKWSKNDLCSALYSSMYKSSDQGPCVFHPCWVFLTPQHLYIVKVDFSLLPSKWVGTEEDLRSVLMLNRIPLASVVLHPTHVSIQQKGSFLDGHVLELLIGYRFVTAVFVLPHEKFHFLRIYSLLRTLLQDVKTIVIFKASNKPDAARNHSLDSNRHSQSASFCKPHLTLSSLYPSEFLMQKITEDNQVPIHLHVSASLQYVAGLKGNALVEFFHGNIAEVENEELRHLMWSSVLFYKTPNVEVMACVLLSTKAIYFLLDDSFIRVDEHQLEFWNEEHSDCENNSFHLSCCFVLKLNDLQSVNVGLFDQYFRITGHSADHIVTCLTRDSYNTHAFMQQLMAVLSLLARTPSPEPIDKDFYSEFGSKNTGSKSLQYCLLSLWNLTLKERNVLI
- the NISCH gene encoding nischarin isoform X4 → MEAAAGEDGEELPREARVLGSELVESYTVYIIQVSVGSHQWTVKHRYSDFHDLHEKLVSEKKIDKNLLPPKKIIGKNSKSLVEKRQKELEVYLQTLLSKFPVTAPKVLSHFLHFHLYEINGITAALAEELFHKGEQLLMAGEVFTIRPLQLYAVTQQLLQGKPTCANGDAKTDLGHILDFTCRLKYLKVTGAGGSFGTSNIQEHLLPFDLSIFKSLHQIEIHHCGGKLIKGLTSSKHTLATMSVRFSATSMKEILVPEASEFDQWEPEGASSSCPVTAVIPTWRTLTTLDMSHNNISQIDDSVKLIPKIEFLDLSHNGVSLVENLQHLYNLVHLDLSYNKLTSLEGVHTKLGNIKTLNLAGNQLERLSGLNKLYSLVNLDLSNNTIEQIDEVKNIGSLPCLEKVILSSNPLSIIPDYRTKVLAQFGDRASEVCLDNIVTTEKELDTVEVLKAIQKAKEVKYKLSNSDKKISEDSRLTAASSKSNCSSLTVRPSSPSLPRPVSSSQEIIREETVLASSSLQSSGLTPTDHTVPQRCFEIPDSRCKNQAPASLLDSSEEYGRGGRTCLDHSEQEHCAVPDPCNTIILPFNCMSYTATNQDFIQHLSALIVQTVQRSPHSFTENKGSPLCDSRTTDKEDGYFEMGLHEGDQTFEFNTTSDTQSSDSTAVKSVDIVKILWSFSIHIHKGLRQFASCLVLTDDLLAVFEILPQELRGNCQHIPSALKLMLCFPYTDIAEFGFFMPEICLTLKLKNSDNCLLVVSDSQNLQDFYSCLHTCSQRCTSVLQSSTIYCGNANLQEFLCQLMELNCISSEDVEIKGCFLTYLVYGNKTNVQKTLHHPEPAGNNKKWSKNDLCSALYSSMYKSSDQGPCVFHPCWVFLTPQHLYIVKVDFSLLPSKWVGTEEDLRSVLMLNRIPLASVVLHPTHVSIQQKGSFLDGHVLELLIGYRFVTAVFVLPHEKFHFLRIYSLLRTLLQDVKTIVIFKASNKPDAARNHSLDSNRHSQSARRLQKITRFQFTYTFLHLCSMWLG
- the NISCH gene encoding nischarin isoform X1 — protein: MEAAAGEDGEELPREARVLGSELVESYTVYIIQVSVGSHQWTVKHRYSDFHDLHEKLVSEKKIDKNLLPPKKIIGKNSKSLVEKRQKELEVYLQTLLSKFPVTAPKVLSHFLHFHLYEINGITAALAEELFHKGEQLLMAGEVFTIRPLQLYAVTQQLLQGKPTCANGDAKTDLGHILDFTCRLKYLKVTGAGGSFGTSNIQEHLLPFDLSIFKSLHQIEIHHCGGKLIKGLTSSKHTLATMSVRFSATSMKEILVPEASEFDQWEPEGASSSCPVTAVIPTWRTLTTLDMSHNNISQIDDSVKLIPKIEFLDLSHNGVSLVENLQHLYNLVHLDLSYNKLTSLEGVHTKLGNIKTLNLAGNQLERLSGLNKLYSLVNLDLSNNTIEQIDEVKNIGSLPCLEKVILSSNPLSIIPDYRTKVLAQFGDRASEVCLDNIVTTEKELDTVEVLKAIQKAKEVKYKLSNSDKKISEDSRLTAASSKSNCSSLTVRPSSPSLPRPVSSSQEIIREETVLASSSLQSSGLTPTDHTVPQRCFEIPDSRCKNQAPASLLDSSEEYGRGGRTCLDHSEQEHCAVPDPCNTIILPFNCMSYTATNQDFIQHLSALIVQTVQRSPHSFTENKGSPLCDSRTTDKEDGYFEMGLHEGDQTFEFNTTSDTQSSDSTAVKSVDIVKILWSFSIHIHKGLRQFASCLVLTDDLLAVFEILPQELRGNCQHIPSALKLMLCFPYTDIAEFGFFMPEICLTLKLKNSDNCLLVVSDSQNLQDFYSCLHTCSQRCTSVLQSSTIYCGNANLQEFLCQLMELNCISSEDVEIKGCFLTYLVYGNKTNVQKTLHHPEPAGNNKKWSKNDLCSALYSSMYKSSDQGPCVFHPCWVFLTPQHLYIVKVDFSLLPSKWVGTEEDLRSVLMLNRIPLASVVLHPTHVSIQQKGSFLDGHVLELLIGYRFVTAVFVLPHEKFHFLRIYSLLRTLLQDVKTIVIFKASNKPDAARNHSLDSNRHSQSASFCKPHLTLSSLYPSEFLMQKITEDNQVPIHLHVSASLQYVAGLKGNALVEFFHGNIAEVENEELRHLMWSSVLFYKTPNVEVMACVLLSTKAIYFLLDDSFIRVDEHQLEFWNEEHSDCENNSFHLSCCFVLKLNDLQSVNVGLFDQYFRITGHSADHIVTCLTRDSYNTHAFMQQLMAVLSLLARTPSPEPIDKDFYSEFGSKNTGKMENYELIHSSRVKFIYPNEEEIGDLAFLVAEKMDDLTNLQSLNILLYVLAFQVNHVEGSAQNTNSLQPKTLILTSSDLFLFDEDYISYPLPEFAKEPPKRDKYQLADGRRIRDLDRVLMGYQTYPQALTFVFDDVQNQDLMQNLTLDHFGDTDNAPKGNAKLEGSRSREIQWYIFIPSAESREKLISLLARQWEILCGRELPLELTG
- the NISCH gene encoding nischarin isoform X3 codes for the protein MEAAAGEDGEELPREARVLGSELVESYTVYIIQVSVGSHQWTVKHRYSDFHDLHEKLVSEKKIDKNLLPPKKIIGKNSKSLVEKRQKELEVYLQTLLSKFPVTAPKVLSHFLHFHLYEINGITAALAEELFHKGEQLLMAGEVFTIRPLQLYAVTQQLLQGKPTCANGDAKTDLGHILDFTCRLKYLKVTGAGGSFGTSNIQEHLLPFDLSIFKSLHQIEIHHCGGKLIKGLTSSKHTLATMSVRFSATSMKEILVPEASEFDQWEPEGASSSCPVTAVIPTWRTLTTLDMSHNNISQIDDSVKLIPKIEFLDLSHNGVSLVENLQHLYNLVHLDLSYNKLTSLEGVHTKLGNIKTLNLAGNQLERLSGLNKLYSLVNLDLSNNTIEQIDEVKNIGSLPCLEKVILSSNPLSIIPDYRTKVLAQFGDRASEVCLDNIVTTEKELDTVEVLKAIQKAKEVKYKLSNSDKKISEDSRLTAASSKSNCSSLTVRPSSPSLPRPVSSSQEIIREETVLASSSLQSSGLTPTDHTVPQRCFEIPDSRCKNQAPASLLDSSEEYGRGGRTCLDHSEQEHCAVPDPCNTIILPFNCMSYTATNQDFIQHLSALIVQTVQRSPHSFTENKGSPLCDSRTTDKEDGYFEMGLHEGDQTFEFNTTSDTQSSDSTAVKSVDIVKILWSFSIHIHKGLRQFASCLVLTDDLLAVFEILPQELRGNCQHIPSALKLMLCFPYTDIAEFGFFMPEICLTLKLKNSDNCLLVVSDSQNLQDFYSCLHTCSQRCTSVLQSSTIYCGNANLQEFLCQLMELNCISSEDVEIKGCFLTYLVYGNKTNVQKTLHHPEPAGNNKKWSKNDLCSALYSSMYKSSDQGPCVFHPCWVFLTPQHLYIVKVDFSLLPSKWVGTEEDLRSVLMLNRIPLASVVLHPTHVSIQQKGSFLDGHVLELLIGYRFVTAVFVLPHEKFHFLRIYSLLRTLLQDVKTIVIFKASNKPDAARNHSLDSNRHSQSASFCKPHLTLSSLYPSEFLMQKITEDNQVPIHLHVSASLQYVAGLKGNALVEFFHGNIAEVENEELRHLMWSSVLFYKTPNVEVMACVLLSTKAIYFLLDDSFIRVDEHQLEFWNEEHSDCENNSFHLSCCFVLKLNDLQSVNVGLFDQYFRITGHSADHIVTCLTRDSYNTHAFMQQLMAVLSLLARTPSPEPIDKDFYSEFGSKNTDVGSLCSVI